One region of Halomonas huangheensis genomic DNA includes:
- a CDS encoding sensor histidine kinase: MITVTRSIKWRMALWLLISVLGLGALLMLEAWQSSRQAAERAFDAQLAAAALTISEAVQWRDGVPEVIIPPAALQILATSSEERVFYAVLDADGRQLSSNWPQSPVPEALQTRLGESRSTDPVVVDQSSANGRLRLYGREVSSAGWVDQQPVQVWVGHTLSGREQLSGALFRQAVSRFLAMVVLAGVLMALTIRYVLAPLRRLRHQLRLRDADDMRPLEAQVPREIRELAETLNHLFARQRQGREDLLRFTADASHQLKTPLAGLQTTSELALRSDDPARWREALDQVHDSAARTSRLAGQLLSLARLRHIQGDSRQTPLELTALVREVALDWAGREQARHHDLGLEPLPPSPVMVVAEDWALRELLGNLLDNALHYTPAGSHISLKMYCEGNEVCLAVQDDGPGVAAEALERLSQPFERGGRQDTEGSGLGLAIVETIAQRLGGRIRITNQVPTGLSVALWLPGDRMAKEQG; the protein is encoded by the coding sequence GTGATCACTGTCACTCGTTCGATCAAGTGGCGCATGGCCCTGTGGTTATTGATCAGTGTGCTCGGGCTTGGCGCGCTGCTGATGCTGGAAGCCTGGCAGAGCAGCCGACAGGCCGCCGAACGAGCCTTCGATGCACAGTTGGCGGCCGCGGCACTGACCATCAGCGAAGCCGTGCAATGGCGTGACGGTGTACCCGAAGTGATCATTCCTCCCGCGGCGCTGCAGATTCTGGCGACCTCCAGTGAAGAGCGGGTCTTCTATGCGGTGCTGGATGCCGATGGCCGACAATTGTCGAGTAATTGGCCACAGTCGCCGGTACCCGAGGCGTTGCAGACAAGGCTTGGCGAGTCGCGCAGTACAGATCCTGTTGTGGTCGATCAGTCATCGGCCAACGGTCGCTTGCGTCTCTACGGGCGCGAGGTTTCTTCGGCGGGGTGGGTCGATCAGCAACCGGTACAGGTATGGGTTGGCCATACCTTGAGTGGACGCGAGCAGTTGAGTGGGGCGCTGTTCCGGCAAGCGGTATCGCGTTTTCTGGCCATGGTGGTGCTTGCCGGAGTGTTGATGGCATTGACCATACGTTATGTGCTGGCGCCTCTGCGGCGTTTGCGCCACCAATTGCGTCTGCGTGATGCGGACGACATGCGCCCACTGGAAGCCCAGGTGCCGCGCGAGATCCGTGAACTGGCGGAAACGCTGAACCACCTGTTTGCGCGGCAGCGACAGGGACGTGAGGACCTGCTGCGCTTCACCGCAGATGCCAGCCACCAGCTCAAGACACCGCTGGCGGGCCTCCAGACCACCAGTGAGCTGGCGCTGCGCAGCGATGACCCAGCCCGCTGGCGCGAGGCCCTCGACCAGGTTCACGATAGCGCCGCGCGTACCAGTCGTCTGGCTGGGCAGTTGTTGTCGCTGGCACGCCTGCGTCATATCCAGGGTGACTCCCGACAGACGCCTCTCGAACTGACGGCGTTGGTGCGTGAGGTTGCGCTGGACTGGGCAGGGCGCGAGCAGGCGCGACATCATGATCTTGGTCTGGAGCCATTGCCGCCATCACCGGTGATGGTGGTGGCCGAGGATTGGGCGTTGCGTGAGTTGCTCGGCAACCTGCTCGATAATGCGCTGCACTATACGCCCGCCGGCAGTCATATCTCATTGAAGATGTATTGCGAGGGCAACGAAGTCTGTCTGGCGGTGCAGGATGATGGACCTGGCGTTGCTGCCGAGGCGCTGGAAAGATTATCTCAGCCATTCGAACGAGGAGGGCGTCAGGACACCGAGGGGTCCGGACTGGGGCTGGCCATTGTCGAAACCATTGCCCAGCGTCTTGGTGGACGGATCAGGATCACCAATCAGGTGCCTACGGGTCTGAGTGTAGCGCTGTGGTTGCCAGGCGACCGCATGGCGAAGGAGCAGGGATGA